GTcgatttattaaacatattaggGGGGAGTCGTTATAAGCAATCAAATCACGCAGAAAACCCCAAATACAATATGACATATATAATACAACTCTGTTATAACATATTCCAACTAACTGAAATATAAAACGTTTAATATACTTTCAACATCAAATAATTTTCCCCaaagaaaagtataaaaaattgttatgcaTGATACCGTATACAACTTGAAACCTCTTGAGAGATCCTTCTAAATGTTTTTgatgttatatttttgttttttttttttttctaaatttaacaaaaagctttttattcatAACTAACAATTTGCAAAATCTTTATGGAAAAGtactagaaaacaaaaaaaatgtttatatattttatttgcctACGCACTTATAGACGACACATATGACgcgtcagtcagtcagtttcAAATGCATTTTGCTTTGCTTTGCATTATTTTTCTGGGGTGAATGGACTCAAATTGCCTCAAAAAATGCCAAGGCAAACGAATATCTATGAAAAGTTTATGCttagaaatattagaaaaataaaacaaaaacgctacataaaatgcaacaataacaacaacaacaattgcaaataattgtatataaaacaagTCACATGATGAAATTGTTAGACTGAAGTAAGTAAATGTAGGAAAAAAAACGTATACTAGTTACAAACTTAAGTTTGATCGCTGTTacaaatattgtatatattgaATTAAAAAGTACAGTTAGAGAAAAATTGTTGGTTTAATTTTGAGAATAGAATAGATATGTTTAAAATCTTTTACGATATCTTTGACTCTAAACTCTTCTAGAAAATATAAGCCATTTTGTAAGGAACATAAATGTAATGTTCGATACAATCGTTTTAATGCTTTGAAAATGGAAAAACCGCAAAACGCAACATCATATTGTAGGATAAGCTTtgaatcaatagactagtcagtagattaGCTAACAGACTAATCAATGAATTTCCTTATAGATAAACCAGTAGAATAGTCgttagactaatccatagactttTCAATATACAAGTCCGTTTTTTTTATATCATAGACTTGTAAATATAGACTAGTACTTACATATTTCAACTGACAAGTCCATAGCCGAGTCTGCCGACTATTATATAGACCATTGGGTAGTtttagacttgtcaatagaatCAGTACTCAGTAGACTATATCGTTTATAGACAAGTTATGAGAATAGACAAGCcattagaatagtctatggagtcattagactagtcaatgaacTAGTGAGACTCCTGACAACAGACAACTCTCAGTAATGAGGTTATAGTTATAACACCATTACAGGAAGTTTAGCATATATGATGCTGGGGTGTAAATAAGCAAATGGGCACTAGGTAGACCAAGTTTTTAGAAACATTGCAACGATGACCACTCTACACCAACCCCAACGTACACAGATAATCTTTATAGGCATTTCTAAAGCCGGAGGTTCATTACATGGAGTTTAGCATATATGATGCTGGGGTGTAAATAAGCAAATGAGCACTAGGTAGACGAAGTTTTTAGAAACATTGCAACGATGACCACTCTACACCAACCCCAACGTACACAGATAATCATTATAGGCATTTCCAAAGCCGGAGATCCACACTACGCGTCTTCGCGTCAAAGCAATGCGCGCTTTTTATACCTACTTcgcgttctacgcttcaagttacatgctACGCTTttaatgtgtaaattttttgttttattttttaaaaacttagcGTTTTTCTatagcttttatttatttttttcattactaAACTCATtgtaaattattcaaattaataaatacgtattaaataaagaatgtaaaatgtcaaaatcagctgacatgttcgtgAGCCGCTTGTGATCTACTTTAAGCTTTCTacgcgtcaaggcattctacgcATAACTTTCAGCCTAAAAAaacattgattctacttttttgacagacgcatagaatgcgagaaagtgtagaacgcgtggtgtggacctccagcttaaTACAACACTAAACCTTATTTGGTGGCCCTCCTAATGTACATGTACACTTTCATATTAGTAGGTGggtgtgtgagttttttttttgttttcaataaaactgTGCACGGTGAATTGTGTTGAGATTGGTCAGTTAGGTGTGAGGTAAAACCACTTCaatcaagaaaaaaaaccaAGCACAgtgggaaattttaaaataatataaataaatttgtagtttttaatggtagaaataaaaataaatttgtaatagcTAATTAGGTTTATTTTTTGATATGTCACAGATCCATTGGCGTTAGACCAGTTCATCGAAGGCTtatagataagtcaaaaaatgtttacataccTATATACTAAGCAATAAACTACGTTAGTTGCTATTCGATAGACAAGtccaataaagtttaaaaatttaatagactagttaataaacaAGTCTATGGACTGGTCGGTAGTTAAATTAATGGACTAAACACCTGTCAATAGACAACTCCATATCATAGTCAACAGACTTAACTATACCCCAGTCGATAAATTAGTCCATGGACTAGATGAAAgtgttaaaatgtaatttagtacatttttgtcaaaaaaattaccttttcgTGCCTAATGATGATACACAAGTTTAATGAcccattttattgaaatttcccCCACTGTGCTAGGGTGACAATTGTCAAACATCAAATCAAACATTTATaatgcacatacatacaaacatacatacaaagtaaaaaaaaacttaccttgGCCAATTAGTAATAAAGTTCAATAAACTTTAAgaggaaaatataattaaattgattttctatacttttttattgcttttcacTTTTCAAtgagtatagtttttttttataattcactactttttttcatttgtattacACACAcgtttttcttaactttttttgttgcaattttcaCAAGAACACATaaataattacttaattttaCTCGTAATCATGCGTtacaattaaattgtattgCATTTTGCACTCGTacgaaatgttttaatttacttCTGTATCTCTAtggttttgttaaatatttaattaatttattatttttctttagattttatttCTTGTAAACGCCTTGATTTTTCGTTTGAATTCGACTATTTCTAAAACGAATGAAATATAGAGAagagttaaataaaaatgcacTCGCTCACTCACTTTTAAAagcatttgttgttgtagttgcgtagagaagaaaacaaaattcattcaCTTGataccaacaaaacaaaatgtatatatgtaaataaataaaatataatgtcaAATAATCGTCATTGTAAGTGGGTTAGGAATGCCATCACTGTCAAGTAAGAATCAAATTCCTAAACATTTGTGGAAAAATGTCCAAAATGAATATAGGTTATATTTAGTTaagtgttagttagttaattagttagttagttaattagttagttagttagttagttagttagttagttagttagttagttagttagtttgttagttcgttagttcgttagttagttagttcgttagtttgtttgtttattagttagttagttagttagttagttagttagttagttagttagttagttagttagttagttagttagttagttaggtagtttgttagtttgttagtttgttagtttgatagttagttagttagtcagttagttagttagttagttagttagttagttagtttatttgttaattagttagttagtttgttagttagtttgttagttagttagttagttagttagttagttcgttagttagtttgtttatttgttagttagttagttagttagttagttagttagttagttagttcgttagttagttagttacttagttacttagttagtttgtttgtttgtttgtttgtttgtttgtttgttagatagttatttagttagttagttagttagttagtcagtcagtcagtcagtcagtcagtcagttagttagttagttagttggttagtaagttagtttgttaattgtctgtctgtttgttttcCTTGTTACTTCCACTATTCCTTCTTCGGCTTGGCAACCCTTCTTTCAGACAAACTTGCTATTATTCGGCTTTTGTTTTGCtttcattttttgttagttGGGCATCTTAAGAGAGTAAAATACTTGAGCTTTACAAATACTCTCTcttattaaaacactttttattaaataaaattgcattatttCAGGGTTTCTGTTAAGAAAATACCGTATTAATTGTCACAACAGGCCCCAatgacatttttcaaaaaaaattttgttttacaattacGAAATATCATGTGTTTATGTTTTACTAAattttctacatacatatttatggactgctaattttatttttttttactacacATATTCCTGTCCATTTCTTCATTCGcattgttaattttgaaaagtAACGGTAAACAATAAAAGCATTTATACTGCTTTGTACTCACCCTGTGTATTAAAGAAATGtcagttttaatacaaaataccaTCACTAGAGGGCCTTCTATAACAAAGTTAAgaaataagaatataaaaacaatagaaaaacaaaaatgtatacaaattaatgaatattaataaaattttatacaaaaattgtttatttaaataaaaattacattataaaactatttatttaccgaaaaaaagtttaaataataagttaaaaccaaataatttaaagaaaactgtaatAAAATGGCTTTTCTGTGTCCAGTGCGCATGAGACGCGATAAAAAGAagggtaaataaattaaactaaactaaaatcataataaaaaacaaaaaaaacgtaAGAAagtgtttaattattaaaaatattctataaacaaAAGTTATTATACTATGATGAAACAACAAAGATTTAAGCAACATACTTGTTTTAAGggctaaaaaaacaaaagacttaaaacACAAACTTGTTATTGGTTTAatggattttttctattttatgtttctttcaCAGCCACAAATGCCAATATAGAACGTGATTTACCCTTACCCGGTGGAGTGGGTTTGGGCCGTATTACCGGTTCGTCTAGCATAGAGACTTTAGTACGGGTAGGCATCGAAAAGGAACATGGCCTAAGTCCCGACTCTAAAATGGTAGTTTTACATGACTTTACACCCTGTGTTGATGACGAGCTCGAAGTTAAACGTGGCCAGATTGTTAATATTCTTTATAGAGAAAATGATTGGGTCTATGTTATAGGGGAGGACTCACGTCAAGAGGGTTTTATACCGCATTCATATTGTGCTCCTTATAATACACAATTGGCCGATATggctataaaaaagaaactgcCCCGTGGAGCATCGAATGCACCAGAAGATCATAGTGAAAATATGCCTTTATTACCGGGTAGTGATCAATCAAAATTAGATTTAATCGAAGAGGTAAATAACGCCCAGGTGGCTTTAAAAAATGCCGTAGCCGAACTAGCCTCACCCATAATTATGGAACCGGAATGTATCCCATTTCACAAGGAACCCAATGGACGTTATATTGTCCTCTACACATTTATAGCTCGCGATGAAAACGACTTGTCTGTGGAGAGAGGAGAATTTGTTACTCTTCTTAATCGCGATGATTCCGATTGGTTTTGGATAGTACGCAGTGATGGTCAAGAGGGTTTTGTTCCGTCTGCTTTTATCTATCCAGCCGATAGTGTATTGCAAACACAACAAAAGCTTTTggaaagtaatttaaataaaacaaatactcaATTATCCTCAGATATGTTAACAGGTTCTGGTCCTACTCAGGGCAATTTAAATTCGTTAAGTCAACCGGTATCTATGGGAAATAATGCTTTAGATAATTctttgcagcaacaacaacaacagcagcagcaacaaaactCACAGAATTCTGCTCAAATTCCGGCAGATGATTTGAGATATGGCACAGAGTTGGTAATGTTGTACGATTATAAGGTAAGGAAATTGGAATTTGTCCTTTACGGCATTGTGTTTCTGAGTTTTATGTCATCTCAGTTATGTGATAACTGGAAAATCATGGTATAACTATATAAGAAatcttttgcaaatattttttgttttaggcTCAAGCTCCCGATGACTTAAGTGTTAGACGTGGCGATTGGATTTATGCCGATTTAAATAATCAAACCGTAGACGGTTGGTTATGGGCTTATGCGCCCAAAACACGTAAATATGGTTTCATACCGAAAGCCTATGCAAGACCACCAGCCATGAccagtttataaataaataaaaagaaaacaattttaaccttctttttaaatatacaataaattgcatttattataattatcattTGTATTGctctataatataatattaattgtattttaatgatTACACTCTATACTACGTATAAACTCTATtgagaatacaatttttttaaagtctaTTTTTTTACTGCaagaactattttttttttaatatgtaagttaatgtttttaattataaggtcactttaatttaactattttacaaataacattTAGTCTCTAAGATTTAGTATTAGTATTGTATATGTTAATTATTGTGGGGGGCACACAactaaaggcaaaaaaaaaactgcaaaaaaaaagaaaaatatatattgaacctACAACAAAgcattaattatattttacataaaaaatacaattactttaaacttaaattaaataaactaaaatctattacaaaaatatttaatttgtttgtgtgtgtgtgtgtgtttaattctgagggttttttgttttttaatttattctattgAAATAATTATGCTCAACATAAGTATCAATAGAACAACAACCATTTAGTTGCAAATGTTAACAACTTGTTAAGACacctttttttgctattttattaaagaacctaaactaaattaaaataaacctttatcgttaaaacaatagaaataaagGAGGGATTCTATATTTAATTATAGCAtccatttgtttaaaaaaaatattgtttatttaaatgttaccATTTGTGGGATTTATATTGagatttctagaaaaaaataatttgttaaattaaattttattacaaaaaaaaaataaataaataaaattacttacTTAAGCATTTCTTTGAGTTGCTCCTTTTCTTGCATTTCTTCGCGTAATTTTTGCTGTAGTTGTAATATCAAATCATTCTTGGTATTCACTTGTAACTTTAAATGTGCTATAGTTTCTTCTTGAGCCTCGAAAATTGcctaaaattgttatataaaaagtaaaatgaaaatttctcaGGGACAGCAAATAAAGATTATtcttaacatttaaaacaactaagtagtataatataaaaatttatataagtcattaatataaaaacaacttttttgtttaagtctGACAGGTTAAGGAAGCATTAGGATTGTTACTTGGAACGTAgaggaactagaactgaactataactaaactaaaacttaactagaactgaactaaaactaaactagaactgaaataaaactgaagtaaaactcaactagaactgaataagaactgaactagaactgaagtgaaactcaactagaactgaactagaatagaactaaaactgaactataactgaagtGAAGTGAagctcaactagaactgaacaagaactgaagtagaatagaactaaaactgaactagaactgaactagaaatgaactagaactgagctagaactgaactggaactaaactagaactgaactagaactgaactagaactgaactagaactgaactagaactgaactaaagctgaactagaactgaactagaactgaactagaacttaactagaaatgagctagaactgaactagaaatgaactagaactgaactagaactgaactagaaatgaactagatctgaactagaactgaacctgaactgaactagaacagaactagaactgaactagaactgaactagaactgaactagaactgaactagaactgaactagaactgaactagaactgaactagaactgaactagaactgaactagaactgaactagaactgaactagaactgaactagaactgaactagaactgaactagaactgaactaggactgaactacaactgaactagaactgaactacgtagaatgaaaagtaaaaaatacaaatcagtcaaaatttaaaataaaccaatATAATTTTGACACTCACTgtataattaacatttaaagttCGCATATATAATACCAGTCTTTATTTGgccaaaaagagaaaatttgcttttgttttcctttaacaaacaaattataatattaaaaattaaataattcattgCCTTATCAGAAGAATTACGGTCCGAATGTGtcaattagtaaatattttgttgtatttttttacagcTTATATAGTATTACGCATTGattaattattgtatttttaacacaTGCTCTagtaattgtaaaataaagaCAAAAGAGAAACAAGTATAAAAGTAGAAACGGGTAAAAACGATACtatgataccctataccagttaagtgtatttttatttaaatttctagtaAAATAGTAGTTTGAAATAGATACGGACTAATGCTCACGAAATTTAGTTAACAGTTATTGGTAGTTTAATCGTCAAATTTAAATAGGTTTACGTGCACAAGAGGATATAAGAATGGACATAgttaaatctaatttaaaagCTATTCTGCGCTGCTTGGTATactgttaaaatcaatttaaaaaaacccGTAGAAACTTACCCGACATTCTTCCATTGATTCCGAATAGGAGGGCGGTTCGTCTAAACAGAAAAACTCTCGCACTAGCTGACATTTCCTCAATTCCTCTTTACTCATTATCGAATTTACAAACATTTGCAAACCCTGTATGCGATTATCTAAGAAGACTGCATTGAAATTAtcgccaaatatttttttgcgtgGCAAATTCAAGACAAGATGAGGAAATGATTGTTTTAATTTCGTATTTAAACGTACGAAATCAGTGTAACGTCTCAACACCAACCAACAGTCGTTTGTATGAGGATTTTCCACACGTAATTTATAGACCGTGAAACGAGCTCTCTCCTCCATTACCTCATAGCCAATAATGGGTATGCGCAATATACTGTTGGGATCGACGGGCGGCACCGAATGACCCAGCGAAGAGGAGGCAGCATTTGAGGAAGTGGTCATTTCACTGGTCGACATTGAATTTGTTCTTTGTGACCTTATATAGCTGTTACCTTCACTCATACGACGACGAGCGGCTGGTAAACCACAATTGCTGACCACCTCTATATTATGTGGTGAAGAGGCATAAGCCGATTGGCTTAGGTCACGATGAGAACGGGCTCCAGTTAGCATGGTTTTTTGTGTTACTTTTTGTGAATTACGGGGCGTTATTAAAGATTGTGTtagtgtattgttgttgttgttattgacaGGAGCTTGATAACTGTGTGTGGATATGGTTTTTAGACAAACTTCTGATTTAGCGTTTAGTAAAGCACCTTGTTTTGTCTGATGTATGCTGCTCAACAGCTTATTAACATCGCCTTCCGATTTTGTTCTTACCAAACGAGCTGCCTCTAAACGTTTAAGCGTTTCCGAAGGTTTTCCAAATTCTGGATTTGATTTTGTTAATCTGCCCAgcagttgatgttgttgtttaatatgATTTGctgataaattaaattgttggcAATTTGTACTTTGTATAAAACCCCCACCAGCACCACCATCGCCTGCCAAACAACTAATGCCACTagttgattgttgttgttgttgttgttgctgctgctgctgatgttgcAATGTAGCACCTTTGTTACTGTTTTTtggtgttaattttttaaagagcgTAGTTCttgaatttaaattgtttacaccAGGTGGGGGTAATTGATTATCGCGCTTTTTAATAGCGCGCAAAGACATTGATTGgttattaacaaaacaattctattgaaacaataataatacaaataattgcGTATACTTtgtggttaatttttttttgttattgtcaaGGCAGTTGGTTAGTTTGGTTGCAAGCGTTGCATGtacaatttatttacaatatttgtatgtgtgtgtataattGTGAGATTTTAAATAGACAATTggcaaaaaatatgataataatgatgacggCATCATCAGCCACTTTGAGACTCcattataaaaat
The window above is part of the Lucilia cuprina isolate Lc7/37 chromosome 6, ASM2204524v1, whole genome shotgun sequence genome. Proteins encoded here:
- the LOC111688793 gene encoding SH3 domain-containing protein Dlish isoform X1, yielding MAFLCPVRMRRDKKKATNANIERDLPLPGGVGLGRITGSSSIETLVRVGIEKEHGLSPDSKMVVLHDFTPCVDDELEVKRGQIVNILYRENDWVYVIGEDSRQEGFIPHSYCAPYNTQLADMAIKKKLPRGASNAPEDHSENMPLLPGSDQSKLDLIEEVNNAQVALKNAVAELASPIIMEPECIPFHKEPNGRYIVLYTFIARDENDLSVERGEFVTLLNRDDSDWFWIVRSDGQEGFVPSAFIYPADSVLQTQQKLLESNLNKTNTQLSSDMLTGSGPTQGNLNSLSQPVSMGNNALDNSLQQQQQQQQQQNSQNSAQIPADDLRYGTELVMLYDYKAQAPDDLSVRRGDWIYADLNNQTVDGWLWAYAPKTRKYGFIPKAYARPPAMTSL
- the LOC111688793 gene encoding SH3 domain-containing protein Dlish isoform X2 encodes the protein MVVLHDFTPCVDDELEVKRGQIVNILYRENDWVYVIGEDSRQEGFIPHSYCAPYNTQLADMAIKKKLPRGASNAPEDHSENMPLLPGSDQSKLDLIEEVNNAQVALKNAVAELASPIIMEPECIPFHKEPNGRYIVLYTFIARDENDLSVERGEFVTLLNRDDSDWFWIVRSDGQEGFVPSAFIYPADSVLQTQQKLLESNLNKTNTQLSSDMLTGSGPTQGNLNSLSQPVSMGNNALDNSLQQQQQQQQQQNSQNSAQIPADDLRYGTELVMLYDYKAQAPDDLSVRRGDWIYADLNNQTVDGWLWAYAPKTRKYGFIPKAYARPPAMTSL
- the LOC111688790 gene encoding sorting nexin-16 — its product is MSLRAIKKRDNQLPPPGVNNLNSRTTLFKKLTPKNSNKGATLQHQQQQQQQQQQQSTSGISCLAGDGGAGGGFIQSTNCQQFNLSANHIKQQHQLLGRLTKSNPEFGKPSETLKRLEAARLVRTKSEGDVNKLLSSIHQTKQGALLNAKSEVCLKTISTHSYQAPVNNNNNNTLTQSLITPRNSQKVTQKTMLTGARSHRDLSQSAYASSPHNIEVVSNCGLPAARRRMSEGNSYIRSQRTNSMSTSEMTTSSNAASSSLGHSVPPVDPNSILRIPIIGYEVMEERARFTVYKLRVENPHTNDCWLVLRRYTDFVRLNTKLKQSFPHLVLNLPRKKIFGDNFNAVFLDNRIQGLQMFVNSIMSKEELRKCQLVREFFCLDEPPSYSESMEECRAIFEAQEETIAHLKLQVNTKNDLILQLQQKLREEMQEKEQLKEMLKNLNINPTNGNI